One region of Primulina tabacum isolate GXHZ01 chromosome 1, ASM2559414v2, whole genome shotgun sequence genomic DNA includes:
- the LOC142546886 gene encoding PTI1-like tyrosine-protein kinase At3g15890 has protein sequence MDFCSMFCCAKGSDLKKQGKKESTWRIFALKELQLATNNFNYDNKLGEGGFGSVYWGQLRDGSQIAVKRLKSWSNKAEMEFSVEVETLARVQHKNLLSLRGYSAEGQERLIVYDYMTNLSLLSHLHGQHSAECLLDWNRRMNIVVGAAEGISYLHHCTNPHIIHRDVKASNVLLDGDFKAKVADFGFAKFIPDGLTHVTTRVKGTLGYLAPEYAMLGKASESCDVYSFGILLLEIASGKKPLEKVNSTMKRPITDWALPLACERKFSELADPRLDGKYVEEELKRIVFVGLVCAQNRPEKRPTMLEVVELLKGEKEKFAALENDEMFKSTTVVDSSVEDSSEFISDEKESKEEIQSVK, from the exons ATGGATTTTTGCTCGATGTTTTGTTGCGCCAAGGGTTCAGATCT GAAAAAACAAGGGAAAAAGGAGTCGACATGGAGGATTTTTGCTCTGAAAGAGTTGCAGTTGGctactaataattttaattatgataacaagcTTGGAGAAGGTGGATTTGGTAGTGTGTATTGGGGTCAGCTCAGGGATGGTTCTCAG ATAGCTGTGAAAAGGTTAAAGTCATGGAGTAACAAAGCAGAGATGGAGTTTTCTGTTGAAGTTGAGACTCTAGCTCGAGTACAGCACAAGAATTTGCTGAGTTTACGTGGCTATAGTGCAGAAGGTCAAGAACGTTTGATTGTCTATGATTACATGACGAATCTTAGCTTACTCTCCCATCTTCATGGGCAACATTCTGCGGAATGCCTTCTCGACTGGAATAGGAGAATGAACATTGTTGTTGGGGCTGCTGAAGGCATTTC CTATCTACATCACTGCACAAACCCGCACATAATCCACAGAGACGTTAAAGCTAGCAATGTGTTGCTAGATGGAGATTTCAAAGCAAAAGTTGCTGACTTTGGATTTGCAAAGTTCATACCTGATGGTTTGACACATGTAACCACCAGAGTCAAGGGTACGCTTGGCTATCTAGCCCCTGAATATGCAATGTTAGGAAAAGCATCGGAAAGCTGTGATGTTTACAGCTTTGGCATTCTTTTGCTCGAGATCGCTAGTGGCAAGAAACCCCTAGAGAAGGTGAATTCAACCATGAAGAGACCTATCACGGATTGGGCTCTTCCTTTGGCGTGTGAAAGAAAGTTTAGTGAACTTGCAGATCCAAGGCTTGATGGGAAATATGTGGAGGAAGAATTAAAAAGAATCGTTTTTGTTGGACTGGTATGTGCCCAAAATCGACCCGAGAAGAGACCAACTATGCTTGAGGTGGTCGAACTACTGAAAGGGGAAAAGGAAAAGTTTGCAGCTCTTGAAAATGACGAAATGTTTAAGAGTACTACAGTTGTAGATTCAAGTGTCGAAGACAGCTCGGAATTCATCTCAGACGAGAAGGAGTCTAAAGAAGAGATCCAAAGTGTAAAATAG